A single window of Coffea eugenioides isolate CCC68of chromosome 7, Ceug_1.0, whole genome shotgun sequence DNA harbors:
- the LOC113778732 gene encoding putative deoxyribonuclease TATDN1 yields MSKGIYNGKKYHVADIVAVLSRAWSAGVDRIIVTGGFLEESKEALAIAETDARLFCMVDVHPTRCKVTVDTLLNAILKLLNV; encoded by the exons ATGTCCAAAGGAATATACAACGGCAAGAAATACCATGTGGCAGATATTGTTGCAGTACTCAGCAGGGCTTGGAGCGCCGGTGTTGATCGAATTATT GTTACTGGTGGATTTCTAGAGGAATCAAAAGAAGCTCTTGCTATTGCTGAAACTGATG CAAGACTTTTTTGCATGGTTGATGTGCACCCAACAAGATGCAAAGTGACTGTTGATACTCTTCTGAATGCCATCCTTAAGTTATTGAATGTGTGA